One region of Salinibacterium sp. TMP30 genomic DNA includes:
- a CDS encoding PucR family transcriptional regulator ligand-binding domain-containing protein, with protein MAAQSKTLRVDDIVSTTSLDVRVLAGGSGLARDVLWAHSCEMKNPDQWLGPHELLMTVGLCVPAAPADQVAFLRRLDEAGLAGLMIGDHEETAPPISDEMLREANLRGFPVLLAGAQTPYAVVARHVAAANTSSQTLQVLKLSKLYHLAANANEDAEGLVHDLVALLGIGIRVEDPITGLPILAADLSRAHVDLINRDYPLRGAHAATLIISEHPGEELDSFLLVHVMKVLEVTIEHILNAADRRAEIAARVMLSLLNGAQPPEFDELLAPHSVSTGFQIAAFAVADGDRVARAVALRELPIVVGAGRTSNLALIPIDLVPEIRKLIEGSNVRFGASSVFTDLHDVRIAAEEAAKVLAAAQHSDRAWTEFEGTTISVLARSNREAAEIITGVLGPLAETASGANRLRETLFAYLRNDRRWNDTANELGIHRQTLSYRLNRIEAETGSTVTKSSDLSAFWIAYQAWEAMRG; from the coding sequence ATGGCCGCACAGTCGAAGACATTGAGGGTCGATGACATCGTGTCAACGACGAGCCTTGATGTACGGGTACTCGCTGGAGGCTCCGGGTTGGCCCGGGATGTGCTCTGGGCGCACAGTTGCGAAATGAAAAACCCCGATCAGTGGCTAGGTCCACACGAATTGCTCATGACGGTGGGGCTCTGCGTTCCTGCGGCGCCCGCGGATCAAGTCGCCTTTCTGAGACGACTCGATGAGGCGGGCCTTGCGGGCCTGATGATCGGGGATCACGAAGAAACCGCACCTCCGATCTCGGATGAAATGTTACGAGAGGCGAACCTCCGCGGCTTCCCGGTCCTGCTCGCTGGTGCGCAGACGCCCTACGCCGTCGTTGCGCGACATGTCGCGGCGGCGAACACCTCATCGCAGACCCTCCAGGTACTCAAGCTGAGCAAGCTCTACCATCTTGCAGCAAACGCCAATGAGGATGCTGAGGGCCTCGTCCACGATCTCGTGGCGCTGCTCGGAATCGGAATCCGAGTGGAGGATCCGATCACCGGCCTGCCCATTCTTGCTGCCGACCTCAGTCGTGCTCACGTGGATCTGATAAACCGGGATTACCCACTACGCGGTGCCCACGCGGCGACACTCATCATCTCCGAGCACCCAGGTGAGGAGCTGGATAGCTTCTTGCTCGTGCACGTCATGAAAGTGCTCGAAGTGACGATCGAGCACATCCTCAACGCCGCCGATCGCCGCGCTGAGATCGCCGCGCGCGTCATGCTGTCTCTTCTCAACGGTGCGCAGCCGCCCGAATTCGATGAGTTGCTCGCCCCGCACAGCGTGTCCACCGGGTTTCAGATCGCCGCGTTCGCCGTCGCGGACGGTGATCGCGTTGCCCGTGCTGTAGCACTGCGCGAGCTTCCAATCGTTGTGGGAGCAGGTCGGACGAGCAACCTCGCCCTGATCCCGATCGACCTCGTACCGGAGATTCGGAAACTGATTGAGGGAAGCAATGTGCGGTTCGGAGCGTCATCGGTGTTTACCGACCTTCATGACGTCCGCATCGCCGCCGAGGAAGCGGCGAAGGTCCTTGCTGCGGCACAGCATAGTGACCGTGCTTGGACCGAATTCGAGGGCACCACCATCTCCGTGCTCGCGAGGTCGAACCGGGAAGCCGCCGAGATCATCACGGGGGTACTCGGGCCGCTAGCCGAGACCGCTAGCGGAGCGAATCGTCTCCGCGAGACCCTCTTCGCCTATCTACGGAACGACCGGAGGTGGAACGATACCGCCAATGAGCTGGGCATCCATCGGCAAACCTTGTCCTACCGACTGAACCGCATCGAGGCGGAAACCGGCTCCACGGTCACGAAATCATCTGATCTATCCGCATTTTGGATCGCCTACCAGGCGTGGGAAGCCATGCGCGGTTGA
- a CDS encoding cytosine permease — translation MSTNNSPTQTGILASVETRSIDYVPQGERRGRLFDQSTVWFAGSAQLLTIATGAIGIGLGLNLAWTLIGLALGTILGTIPVSAHATQGPHLGLPQMVQSRPQFGRYGALFIWAMAIVVYWGYVVLGGNLVGVTAEGLGWGSAPLWAIVVCLVAIILAIFGYHWLHAAQRYISYALVAVILIYVIGLSVLGQIPAEFFNLMGTFQVGPFLAVVTAAAAYQLTWAFFVSDYSRYMPYDTKRSTIVATTSGGLFLGLFSFMAIGAVAASLLPSLLESSPELSGRLEGDATGFAVGLVETGKLVFPGLGELVLIAGGLGLIGLMAMCVYGGSLTLITALDSIRPVRPTRRIRVITILIVGLTGAVAAALVPTDYLYNNLYTVLIVLAYLMGPWTAVNLTDFFFVRRGHYSVTEMFRRGGMYGLWSWRGIVAYVAAVIAMSPFMYIPGLYEGPIAEALGGVDIAFFVGIPVGGVLYWLFCRNLDLAAELDTIAEADKGIDAIARPVE, via the coding sequence GTGAGCACAAATAACTCACCCACGCAGACTGGCATTCTCGCCAGCGTTGAAACCCGATCCATCGACTACGTGCCCCAAGGCGAGCGCAGAGGCCGCCTGTTCGACCAATCGACCGTCTGGTTTGCCGGAAGCGCGCAGCTACTCACCATAGCGACGGGCGCAATAGGAATCGGGCTCGGGCTCAACCTCGCTTGGACTCTCATTGGGCTCGCTCTCGGCACGATCCTCGGGACGATCCCGGTGTCGGCCCATGCAACGCAGGGGCCGCACCTCGGACTCCCACAGATGGTCCAGTCGCGCCCGCAGTTCGGACGATACGGAGCGCTCTTCATCTGGGCGATGGCGATTGTCGTCTACTGGGGCTACGTCGTGCTCGGTGGCAACCTGGTAGGCGTAACAGCCGAGGGACTTGGCTGGGGAAGCGCGCCCCTGTGGGCCATTGTGGTCTGCCTTGTGGCTATCATCCTCGCGATCTTCGGCTACCACTGGCTGCACGCCGCGCAGCGCTACATCAGCTACGCGCTCGTGGCGGTAATCCTCATATACGTAATCGGACTGAGTGTCCTCGGACAGATCCCGGCGGAGTTTTTCAACCTCATGGGCACTTTCCAGGTGGGACCGTTTCTCGCCGTGGTTACCGCTGCCGCAGCATACCAACTGACCTGGGCGTTCTTCGTGTCGGATTACTCGCGCTACATGCCGTACGACACTAAGCGGAGCACGATCGTTGCCACCACCTCAGGGGGACTTTTCCTAGGGCTCTTCTCATTCATGGCCATCGGTGCCGTAGCCGCGTCGCTGTTGCCGTCGCTGTTGGAATCGTCGCCGGAACTGTCGGGACGCCTTGAAGGAGACGCGACAGGCTTCGCTGTGGGCCTTGTGGAGACGGGCAAGCTGGTATTCCCCGGCCTTGGTGAGCTCGTCCTCATCGCCGGTGGGCTCGGCCTGATCGGACTCATGGCGATGTGCGTCTACGGCGGCTCGCTCACGCTCATAACCGCGCTTGACAGCATTCGCCCGGTGCGCCCCACACGCCGGATTCGGGTAATCACGATCCTCATTGTGGGTCTGACAGGCGCTGTCGCCGCGGCGCTCGTACCAACCGACTACCTCTATAACAACCTGTACACCGTGCTCATCGTACTCGCCTACCTTATGGGCCCATGGACCGCTGTGAATCTGACGGATTTTTTCTTCGTGCGGCGCGGACACTACTCGGTGACGGAGATGTTTCGGCGCGGCGGTATGTACGGTTTGTGGAGCTGGAGGGGGATCGTCGCCTATGTTGCGGCGGTCATCGCTATGAGCCCGTTCATGTACATCCCTGGGCTGTACGAGGGTCCGATTGCAGAGGCACTCGGCGGGGTCGACATCGCGTTCTTCGTCGGAATCCCGGTCGGCGGCGTACTTTACTGGCTGTTCTGCCGGAATCTCGACCTCGCCGCGGAGCTCGACACGATCGCTGAGGCTGACAAAGGCATCGACGCGATCGCGCGTCCTGTCGAGTAA
- a CDS encoding aldehyde dehydrogenase family protein produces the protein MSTGTDTPVSFGPSSEAAELLARVSDCLLGPRGLGPAAGAHRQLVLDPATLRELGSFTDPTEEQVEEVVAAAEVAQRVWNACTPLVRAEMLHEVASKIRTHTRLVAEILTLETGKPFKESADEMSWSASAIDYYAEVGRHSIGTIHGTATPGQTHFTIKEAMGTVVIILPANFPFLLLVWSAAAALAAGNSVIVKPSENASLCTLAFVELFQELGEGLVQCVPGGAEAAKQLVGHPNSHMVAFTGSVPTGRAVARTCADMFKPHLIEASGSDAFIVMPSAPVEVAARAATFAAFLNAGQVCTSAEKILVHEDVYDDFLTAFVRNVEQLRLGHGLDRVDIGAMENARERERVEGLLERAVEQGARIVTGGSRPALDGELADGYFFTPTVIEGCTPEFDLYSQEVFGPVAPVYKVSSFDEALTIANGTQFGLGATLYSRDIVEIDRAQREIVSGMVWVNAPLLDNDAGPFGGRKLSGIGRQLGAEGLDAFRHTKLVMIDPNMSEQDFWWFPYSDEEAW, from the coding sequence ATGTCTACTGGCACCGATACTCCCGTTTCGTTCGGACCGTCTTCCGAGGCGGCTGAGCTCCTTGCACGGGTATCCGATTGTCTGCTCGGCCCGCGAGGGCTCGGTCCGGCGGCGGGCGCCCACCGGCAGCTTGTCCTCGATCCGGCGACGCTTCGGGAACTTGGCAGCTTCACCGATCCGACCGAGGAACAGGTCGAGGAGGTGGTCGCCGCGGCCGAGGTCGCGCAGCGTGTGTGGAATGCGTGCACTCCGCTCGTGCGAGCGGAAATGTTGCACGAGGTTGCCTCTAAGATTCGCACGCACACCCGTCTCGTCGCTGAGATCCTCACGCTCGAGACAGGCAAGCCGTTCAAGGAGTCGGCAGATGAAATGAGCTGGTCTGCGTCAGCGATCGATTACTACGCCGAAGTCGGGCGACACTCGATCGGCACCATCCATGGAACGGCAACCCCTGGCCAGACCCATTTCACGATTAAGGAGGCAATGGGCACGGTGGTCATCATCCTGCCCGCAAATTTTCCTTTCCTATTGCTGGTCTGGTCTGCTGCTGCGGCACTTGCCGCAGGCAACTCGGTCATCGTGAAGCCATCGGAGAATGCAAGCCTCTGCACGCTCGCCTTCGTCGAGCTCTTCCAGGAGCTCGGCGAAGGCCTTGTGCAGTGCGTGCCGGGAGGCGCCGAAGCCGCCAAGCAGCTCGTTGGTCATCCGAACTCACATATGGTGGCGTTCACGGGTAGCGTCCCTACCGGGCGGGCAGTAGCCCGCACCTGTGCCGACATGTTCAAGCCGCACCTCATCGAGGCGTCCGGAAGCGATGCGTTCATCGTGATGCCTTCGGCGCCGGTTGAAGTCGCCGCTCGTGCCGCAACGTTCGCCGCGTTCCTCAATGCCGGGCAGGTGTGCACCTCGGCGGAGAAGATTCTCGTGCACGAGGACGTCTACGACGATTTCCTCACCGCGTTCGTTCGAAACGTCGAACAGCTGAGGCTTGGCCACGGACTTGACCGTGTGGACATCGGAGCGATGGAGAATGCCCGCGAACGCGAACGCGTCGAGGGTCTTCTTGAGCGCGCCGTCGAGCAGGGTGCGCGTATCGTGACCGGCGGGTCGCGCCCCGCGCTTGATGGTGAACTCGCCGACGGCTACTTCTTCACACCGACCGTCATCGAGGGCTGCACTCCGGAGTTCGATCTGTACTCGCAAGAGGTGTTCGGCCCAGTGGCGCCGGTCTACAAGGTGTCGAGCTTCGACGAGGCGCTGACGATTGCCAATGGAACGCAGTTCGGACTCGGGGCGACACTGTATTCGCGAGACATAGTTGAGATTGACCGCGCTCAGCGCGAGATCGTTTCCGGCATGGTGTGGGTTAACGCGCCGTTGCTCGACAACGATGCGGGGCCGTTTGGTGGACGGAAGCTTTCCGGCATCGGCCGTCAGCTGGGTGCTGAAGGTCTTGACGCCTTCCGCCACACCAAGCTCGTCATGATAGACCCGAATATGTCAGAGCAGGACTTCTGGTGGTTTCCGTACTCTGACGAGGAAGCATGGTAG
- a CDS encoding FAD-binding oxidoreductase encodes MTTLGAGFRNGGVSYWVESEGRPERRLPLSGSREADVAIVGAGLTGLWTAYYLKRARPELEIVIVEKDFAGFGASGRNGGWMSAKPAGLFRHYARAAGAPAAIALQQEMFSAVEESVRVATAEGFGDGIVHDGLLHVATSNAQLTRMRSSLAVLRQEGWAGDHLVELGPAEFAERITVAGARGGYWTPHCARVHPARYTFALAQVVEESGVTIYEDTAATAIGPHTVRTTRGDIRAKHIVQAMEGYTCGLDGQRRRLLPMNSSMVVTEPLTDSELESIGWRGGELLGDMAHNFSYLQRTADGRIALGGRGVPYNFGSSFDRDGRTSQKAVGQLGVRLLELFPGLTETKLHHTWSGVLGVPRDWTAGVTYDPSTGIAFAGGYVGHGLAGTNLAARTVRDLLLGESTPLTSLPWVGHRSRNWEFEPLRWLGAATLYTAYRFADRREYASGRATTHPAARFATVISGRR; translated from the coding sequence ATGACGACGCTGGGTGCGGGCTTCCGCAATGGAGGTGTGTCTTACTGGGTGGAGAGCGAGGGCCGTCCCGAGCGGCGACTCCCGCTCTCCGGATCCCGGGAGGCGGATGTCGCGATCGTCGGCGCAGGGCTCACCGGGTTGTGGACCGCGTACTACCTGAAGCGCGCGCGTCCCGAACTCGAGATCGTGATCGTCGAGAAGGATTTCGCAGGGTTCGGTGCATCCGGCCGTAACGGCGGATGGATGAGCGCTAAACCGGCCGGTCTGTTTCGGCACTACGCGCGTGCAGCAGGAGCACCCGCGGCGATTGCACTGCAACAGGAGATGTTCAGCGCCGTCGAAGAGTCGGTGCGCGTTGCGACCGCGGAAGGCTTCGGCGACGGCATCGTCCACGACGGACTGCTGCATGTCGCTACGAGCAACGCCCAATTGACTAGGATGCGCTCCTCGCTCGCAGTCCTGCGCCAGGAGGGCTGGGCCGGCGATCACCTGGTCGAGCTAGGGCCCGCGGAATTCGCCGAGCGGATCACTGTGGCTGGCGCGCGCGGGGGATATTGGACACCGCATTGCGCGCGCGTTCATCCGGCCCGCTACACCTTCGCCCTTGCGCAAGTCGTCGAAGAATCTGGAGTGACGATCTACGAGGACACCGCTGCGACAGCAATCGGGCCACACACCGTTCGGACGACCCGTGGAGACATCCGTGCGAAGCACATCGTCCAAGCCATGGAAGGGTACACCTGTGGGCTCGACGGGCAGCGTCGCCGCCTGCTGCCGATGAACAGCAGCATGGTTGTGACCGAGCCACTCACCGACTCCGAACTCGAGTCGATCGGATGGCGCGGGGGCGAACTTCTCGGCGATATGGCTCATAACTTCTCCTACCTCCAGCGCACCGCCGACGGACGGATCGCACTCGGTGGCCGCGGCGTTCCCTACAACTTCGGGTCGAGCTTCGACCGAGACGGCCGAACTTCACAGAAGGCGGTTGGACAACTCGGAGTACGCCTCCTCGAACTCTTCCCTGGCCTCACCGAGACGAAACTGCACCACACTTGGTCGGGCGTGCTCGGCGTGCCCCGCGACTGGACCGCGGGCGTGACCTACGATCCCAGCACCGGCATTGCGTTCGCCGGCGGCTATGTCGGTCACGGACTCGCGGGCACGAACCTCGCGGCGCGTACGGTGCGTGATCTGCTGCTCGGAGAGAGCACCCCGCTTACTAGTCTGCCGTGGGTAGGTCATCGCTCTCGAAACTGGGAGTTCGAACCGCTCCGCTGGTTAGGGGCAGCGACCCTATACACCGCCTACCGCTTCGCGGACCGGCGAGAATATGCGTCAGGGCGAGCGACGACCCATCCGGCAGCCCGTTTCGCAACCGTCATCAGCGGGCGTCGTTGA
- a CDS encoding DHA2 family efflux MFS transporter permease subunit, which translates to MTSTAPITGSIPLLAGRAGGSETAVDNSGRNRLVISLMLAATFVVFLNETSLVVAIPRIMADLRIEPSTAQWLSTSFMLTMAVVIPITGFLIQRFSTRSIYIAAMSLFTTGTLLGAVAPTFFVLIVGRVIQASGTAMMLPLLMTTVMTLVPPATRGKTMGNVSIVMSMAPAVGPTVAGLVLAVFDWRWVFIVMIPISVIALVLGITKVTNVTDPRKVSIDVLSVILSAIAFSGLIYGLSSLGESASGEVLIAPAIPITAGAISLALFIIRQLKLQKTDRALLDLRTFAAPGFAISISLMMVMMAALFGTIILLPMFTQNVLGLEPIQSGRLVLPGSLIMGLLGPIVGRLYDKVGPRPLMIPGAILVSAALWSFTMLTESSPPFMVVAIHIPMSIGLAFMFTPLFTSALGSLKPHLYSHGSATIGTVQQLAGAAGTALFIALLTVQSVALASDGATDTVALAGGVRLAFMAGGIISLFAVVATFFVKRPDSELTPANAPAGH; encoded by the coding sequence ATGACCAGTACGGCGCCGATTACCGGCAGCATCCCGCTTCTCGCGGGGCGAGCAGGCGGGTCCGAGACTGCAGTCGACAACAGCGGTCGCAACCGCCTCGTCATTTCGCTCATGCTCGCGGCTACGTTTGTGGTGTTCCTCAACGAAACCTCCCTCGTGGTCGCCATCCCCCGCATCATGGCCGACCTGCGGATAGAGCCGAGCACCGCCCAATGGCTGTCGACCTCCTTCATGCTGACGATGGCGGTGGTGATTCCGATCACCGGATTCCTCATCCAACGCTTCTCAACCCGCAGCATCTACATCGCCGCAATGTCCCTCTTCACCACCGGTACCCTGCTGGGCGCTGTAGCTCCCACCTTCTTCGTACTAATTGTTGGACGTGTGATCCAAGCCTCCGGCACCGCCATGATGCTTCCCCTCCTCATGACAACAGTGATGACACTCGTGCCGCCGGCAACTCGGGGCAAGACGATGGGCAATGTATCCATCGTCATGTCGATGGCACCCGCCGTTGGGCCCACCGTTGCCGGACTAGTCCTAGCGGTCTTCGACTGGCGCTGGGTCTTCATCGTCATGATACCCATCTCCGTCATCGCACTCGTGCTCGGAATCACCAAAGTCACCAACGTCACTGACCCCCGCAAAGTCTCGATCGACGTGCTCTCCGTCATCCTCTCCGCCATCGCATTCTCCGGCCTCATCTACGGGCTCTCCAGCCTCGGAGAATCCGCCAGCGGCGAAGTGCTCATCGCCCCCGCCATCCCCATCACGGCCGGCGCCATCAGCCTTGCACTGTTCATCATTCGTCAGCTCAAACTCCAGAAGACTGACCGTGCACTACTCGACCTGCGCACCTTCGCTGCCCCCGGCTTCGCCATCTCCATTAGCCTCATGATGGTCATGATGGCGGCACTCTTCGGCACCATCATCCTGCTGCCCATGTTCACGCAAAATGTTCTCGGACTCGAACCCATCCAGAGCGGACGCCTCGTACTCCCCGGCAGCCTCATCATGGGGCTCCTCGGGCCCATCGTCGGGCGCCTCTACGACAAAGTCGGACCACGCCCCCTCATGATCCCGGGCGCAATTCTCGTGAGCGCAGCGCTCTGGAGCTTCACCATGCTCACCGAAAGCAGCCCACCCTTCATGGTCGTCGCCATCCACATCCCCATGAGCATCGGCCTCGCGTTCATGTTCACCCCCCTCTTCACCTCCGCCTTGGGATCCCTCAAACCCCACCTGTACTCCCACGGCAGCGCCACCATCGGCACCGTGCAACAACTCGCCGGAGCCGCCGGAACAGCACTGTTCATCGCCCTCCTGACCGTTCAGTCAGTCGCACTAGCCTCAGATGGCGCCACCGACACCGTCGCCCTCGCCGGAGGAGTACGCCTCGCCTTCATGGCCGGCGGAATCATCTCCCTCTTCGCCGTCGTCGCAACCTTCTTCGTCAAGCGCCCTGACTCCGAACTGACACCCGCGAACGCACCCGCAGGCCACTAG